The DNA region GCGAGCGATGAATTTGCCAGCCTCTCGCAATATTGAATTGCTGCAAGGGATGACAATTCCCAACACTCCTGTGGAAGGTGTTCGTACTGGTGCTACTGGTATCAATCCCGGTATGGCAGCTTTACTGAGAGTTTTAGGTGAATTGGCTGATGAACTCCGCCGTTCCATTGACTTTTATCTCAATCAGAGTGCAGAGCTAGAAGTAGCGCAACTACTGTTGGCTGGTCCTGGTGGTGGTATCGGTCAGCTCGATGAATTCTTTACCCAGCGATTAAGTATTCCGACCCTACAGATTGATCCGTTTGATGCTCTATCCATTGAAACGGAAGATGATATCCCACAGGTTCAGAAACCATCTTTGGGAACAGCACTCGGACTCGGATTAAGGGAGGTTTAGGATATGTATAGTCTCGATATTAATTTTCTGAGCGATCGCAAACTAAATGGCGATAATGCGGCTCAACCAGAGAAGGCGGCCTCTAAATCCCTTGCTCCGAATGGACAAGAAACTCCTCCATTAATTGCTGGTGGTGTGGTTGCTGCGATTTGCTTGGCTGCTGCTGGCTTTCTGTTTTGGAATGCCTCTAAAGCCCGGGCAGAAACGAAGGAAGAGATTTTGGTCGTAGATCAGGAGATCCAGGAGATCAACGCCAAAAATGCAAAAGTTAATGGTCTAGAGCAGCAAATTGCGTCTTTGAAATCCCAGAGTGAAGCTTTTGTTAATGTGCTGCAAACCAAGATTAAGCCTTGGTCTGCGATTCTCCAAGAGATTAGTGATTTAACACCACCAACGCTTAAATTGAGTTCATTTGCTCAAACTGATAATCAAGTTTTAGTCAGTGGTCATGCGCAGAATTTCACTAATGTTAATGACTTAATGATTAATCTACAAGCTTCTCCTTTATTTGTTGAAGAAGAAGTTTATATTGTCAGTGCCAACCTTGTAGATAACCCAGCAGTACTTGAGTTCTCCCGGCCTGTTGAATCCTTTGAGGTTCCGCAGGTTGTCGAATATACAGTGGCTGTGACATTGCGTGAGCTCACTGATGCGGAAATCATCCAAACTCTTGAGCAGCAAGGTGCACGAGGTATGGCAGAACGCTTAAAAACAAGTTTTTAAAAAGAGATAAAAAATTATTTTTAACGTGATGATGAGAGGAGTTTGGCAAGGACATGGCTTATTCTGAAGAGTTTCAAACTGATTTAGTCGGAGATGGTTCTGAACCGAAAGGTTTTTTTAACGCCTTTGGCGTTGAGTTTACATCGACTATTGTTGGTGCTTTGCTGGCGATCGCCGGTATTGCGGGTGCGGGCGCGATTTGGTGGTTTTTAGTGAAACCCATTACTGCTGAGACCGAGACACTCCAGGCAGAACTTCAGCAGAAACAAGGTGAACTTCAGCAGAAAAAAGCCGCTGGCAGTGAAAATAAAATTGCTGAATTAGAAGCGCAGCTAGTCCAGGAGGAAAGAATCGCTAGTGAAGTGATTAATGCTTACGGTAAAGATAAGCAGATTCAGACATTCTTACTCGATCTCAACCGGATCTTAACTGCAAGTGATATCCAGTTGGTTAGCTATGAGCCGACTTCACCGCAACCAGAATTTATTGCAGATGACAGCTATGGTGAGGAAGCTACAAATAAACTAAAGCGTCAAACGTTTAATGTCTCTTTTGAAGATATGACCTTTGCTCAGGTTGATTCGATGTTAGAGAACTTGGATGTTTTGCAACCATTGATTGTTCTGCGAGAGTTTTCTACTGATATCGCTCAGCCACCTTCTTGTCTCTATACTGAGAGCCAACTAATTCCACAAAACCCTACCAAACTAGGTGTTTCTTTTGTTGTAGATGCTCTTATTGCGCCAACTGCAGAAGAGTTACAAGCTCGTCAGCAAGAATTGGCTGCGGAGAACGCGGAAGCACCACCACCTCAATAAATGTAGAATTTACTAGCTCTTTGATTCTATTTCCTGATTCTTGAGCTTTTTGATTGACTACTTGAGTTTCAATATTAAGATGGTTACGGTTGCATCTATAAATTTAAAACTTATTTCTTTTTTCAACTGAACTTTTACTGCATTAGCGTTTGAGGAGTCCCCAAGTCGTGAACATGAAACCCTATTCCGGATTAGTTGCTGGAGCTGTGACCAGTGTTTTGGCTCTGCCTCCCGCTTACTCGGCAGACATGCGCCAGATTGTTGACCTTGATATTCGTCCCGAGGGAACTGGTTTACAAGTACAGTTTGCGATCGCCGGTACGGATAATGGGGTTCCTCAAGTTTTTACGATTAGTCGTGATAACCAAACGATTACAGATATCCTTAATACCCAGCTCGACATAGGTGATAGCCAGACCTTTACTCAGCGTAATCCGATGCCAGGTATCGAAGCGATTGAGATTATGCAGCTTGATCCAGAAAGTGTTCGAATCATTGCTACAGGTCAAGGAACAGCTCCAACTGGGGAAATGCTTAGTCGTGATCAATCCAGCTTTGTGTTTAATTTCACACCGCAGTCTGAGGCGATCGCTGAGAATGAAAATAATTTAATTGCCCAAGTAGAAGCACCAGCTGAGAACACTGCGGAACCAACCTCAAATCCTGAAGCCAGTACTACTGAACCTGACATCCTGTTCCCAGACCCTCAGATTCCCCGTGAAGGCAAACCTAGCCCAACAACAGCAGAAAGCTTACTTCGTCCCTCTGCTCCTCTGCCACCATTTCTTCCGCGCGCAAGCGCCCCTCCAGTCGGTGATATTGCCATCTCCACGGTTGACACTTCTTTCCCAAATTACGTTGACCTAGGTACAGCATCAGTCGTTCCCAGATTGGTACTGAAGGAAGCACCCACTCAAGACGTACTTACTTTACTTGCGCGTTCTGCAGAGTTGAACCTTGTATTTGCGGACGATATCACTGATAAAAATATTTCTCTCGATCTTGAAAATGAACCAGTTCAAGACGTTTTTAACTACGTTTTAATGTTGTCGGAACTTGATGCGACAATGCGTGGTCGAACTATCTTTGTTGGCACAGAATTACCTAGAGCTATTTCTCCAAAAGTTACTCGGACTTTCCGCCTTAACCAAGCTGATGTTCTTGAAGCGCAAACTTATCTTGAGAGTGCTGGTACTGATGAAGACGGCTTATTACCAGATATTCAGATTCTTACTGATGAGCGATTGAATGCGATTACTGTGACTGGTGAGCCAAAAGTTATTGAAATTGCAAGTAACTTTTTGACTCAGCTCGATGCTAGAAAGCGCCAGGTTGCCGTTAATGTCAAAATTCTCGATGTGACTCTGAGTGGGAACCGTTCAATCTCCTCGGATATCAAATTACTCCTTGAAGATCGTGTTGGTATTAGTGCTGGAGATGGCATCATCCTCTCGCCCAATGATTTGTCTAGGACATCCACTATTTTTGGTGACTTTAACGATGGTGCAATTACTGTAGAGCAAGGTACACAAACAGTTTCATTAGGTGAGCAGCTCGATGCATTTGATACTAGTAACCCAGATGAGACTGTATTTATCGGAAACATTGAGCAAGCTGTCGCTGTCGCTGCCAGTATTGACAACAACTTTACAGCCTCTGCCTTTAACTTTGCGGATCCAAATCAGCTGGTTGCTGTTATCCAAGAAGTGAGTCAGACGAGTTCAACTGTAAACGGTCAGACTATTGTTAACTCTCAGGTAACAGCACGTTTGGAAGGTTTGGGTAATATCAACACAGGTACTTCCCCGCTACGTGGTACAAACTTTGTTGGACAGCTAGTTGCTGGGCTACTTCGCAACACAACAACTAAGATTGTTGCAGATCCAACATTGATTATTCAAGAAGATGAAATTGCAAATATTGATCTTACTGAAGATATTGTTGTTGGTACTCGACAAATTGAAATCACGAACAATGATGGTGATGTTATTGGTGCTGGTGAAGAACCGGTGATTGATGAGGTTGGTTTGCAGGTTGAAGTGGAAGTTACTGGCATTGATGACAATGGCTTTATTTCAATGAACATTGAGCCATCTATCTCGAGCATTGCGGGTAGTGAAATTGTTGATGATGAGCCTGTCACACTAAAGCGGGAGAGTAAGTTGACTTCAGGACTCGTTCGCCTCCGTGATGACCAAACTCTAATTCTTGCTGGTGTAATTGATGAGCGGGATATTGTTGAAACATCTAAAGTCCCACTTCTCGGTGATATCCCATTGATCGGGTCTCTGTTTAGAAGTTCTAGTCGATTAAATAGCAGACGAGAATTGTTATTCATCATCACCCCTCAGATTATCGATGATTCTCAGAATGCGACTTGGGGCTATGGGTATGTTCCTAGTGAAACTGCAAGAGATCTTCTCGGTAATGAGAATTTCCCTACTGATGATGACTAGTCTGGGGAACTTGATTTTTAGGTTAAACAAATAAAAATGTATCTGAGAGGGTTGCCAAGATAGCAACCCTCTTTTTATTGGGAAAGAAATTGATTGAGTCTTGGAAAAACGGGACTGGCCGGATTTGAACCGGCGACCTAGCGCTTCAGATTTGTGTGGGTTTCCCCGACTCTCTGGACTATCTCTTCACCATAGAAATATTGGATTGAAAATTTCCGTAGGTGGTGGCCGTTATGTTGTGGGATGGTTTTAGTATGAAATGCCTCGTTCCCAACACCTAGTCTCTGCACCTTCTCTATCTGAGGATAATAGAGTTTGGCTCAGGATTGCCCTGGGTTTGGGGATGGCGATCACCGTAGAAATCACCAAAACATTAACCTTTAGGTTTCCCTGAATTTGACCACATTCATCAATGGCGTTTCCGACCATGATGCCCAAATTTCTTTAGGAGGCGCTTGCTCTATCCAACTGAGCCACAGCCCCTTTCAGGAGACAGAATTATATCACAGAGTTTTTGGGAATATGATCACTTTTAAAGTTGTTAGCAATTAACCAATTTCTAGATTGAATTTCTGATTTGCAGTGTTATATTTGCTAAAAGTCCCTTAATCAATATTTATCCTTGACTTGGGCAATGAGAGATAAAGCTTCTGATGGGATGTTTTGCCTTATTTCAGATTTGTAAATGTTTAGTGCTTAATGGTTGAACGTAATGGAAAACACTCTACAAACTCCAGCGGATATTTTAGATAAGGTTAGTCAGCCTTCTTTTACCATTGCTGGGGCTGCGCCTGTTACAACGCCATTACCTGCGTTGCCTCGCCTAAAGGCAACACCTATTACGCAGCACCACCATAAATCTAATCCTCATTTTGTACTCGATGTTTTACAAAATTTGGAACAGTACTCTCTTCGGTTAGTAGATCAGCTCAAAGAGACTCAACGCAAAATTCAGGATTTATATCTTGAAGGGCCTCTCCTTGATGGTTGGCTACAATCGGCAACGACTGGCCAAAAAGAATCGACCGATAAAGTTTTGACGCCTGCGGAAATGGGGGGGGGATATTGTCTGTGTGGATTAGATGAGTTTGGAAAGCTCTGGTCTAAGCCTTGTCCTGTAGAGGAAGTTCCCTCAGTGAGTTTGGCGATCGCCCGTTATCATCGACTGAAAAAGTTATTGGCAACAAAACAAGAGATCGAACAGAAATTAAAAGATCTCACTGAAACTTTGGAAGGTATTCCCACAGAATAAATAAGCTCAGAGTTTGGTTTGAATGAGCGTGACTGCTTCAAGTAGATCGTTGGCAATGTAGTCAGGCCTAAAATCTTCGAGAATCTGACGATCACGAATTCCAGAAAGTACCGCAATTACTGGAATATTACAGGTTTGGGCCGCACGAATATCAGCTTCTGTATCTCCCACCATCCATGTGGATTCTGCTGGAGATAATGATGCAAGAGTTGTTTTGAGTAACAGGGGTTTTTGATTTAAATCGCGGTCATGCTCCGCTTCTTCTGGTTTCGTAAAACGGCGATCGCCCGGAAAGAATTCTTCTAGTCTTGGATTTAATCGAATCACTTCTGCGAGTTCACTGTGGCGGCGCATGGTGACGGTCATAATTTCCCAACCGAGACTTTTCGCAATTTGTAGTGCTTGAAGCGACCCATCGATAATTCGGTCATGAATCATATTTTTGAGAGCATGGGCATTCTCTTTGCGGAGTTGAATATATTGTTTCGTTTGAGAATTCGTTAGCCCAGATTTGAGCGCAATCTCAGGGCGGGTTGTTTTTAGCCGTTCGAGCTGCCAAAAATCTGTCTTACTGAGAGGAGTAATTGTTTGTTCTGGCGTGGCAATTTCTGTGAGTGACCAACGATAAACGCGATAATATCGTTCTGACAAATCTGCAATTACACCGTCAAAATCTAATATTAAACGCATCACTTTTTACCCCACCACAACTCATATCGCCCTCAAGCATAGGTCAGTAATAAGGGATAATCAATCTACTTTGCTTTTTAGGATTTCATGTCTTCAGCCCGTCAGCTTGCATTTCTTGCCCTTCGTCAAATCATGTATCACAAGGCTTTTACTGATGTTGCCCTTGATCGGGTCTTACGTAAAAGCGGCCTCAGAGGAAGTGATCGCGGGTTAGTGGCAGAGCTGGTTTACGGGACGGTGCGCCGACAAAAAACCTTAGACGCAATTATCAATCAAGTTGGCAAGAAACCTATTGAACAACAGCCACCAGATTTGCGAGTGCTGTTGCAGTTGGGGCTTTATCAAATTCGCTATTTGGACTCGATTCCTGCATCGGCAGCAGTCAATACTAGTGTTGAGTTGGCGAAGGAAAATAAGCTTGGGCAATTAGCTGGCGTGGTCAATGGTTGTCTCCGGCAATATTTACGCTTGCAGGATAAAAATGGTGATCCACTAATTTTGCCTGAGGCACAGCCTGAAAAATTTGCACTGCAATATAGTTTCCCGGAATGGCTCATCAAAACTTGGCTCGGGCAGTTTGGGGAAGCGGAAACGGCACAACTCTGCGAATGGTTTAATCAGCCTTCTACTCTCGATATTCGCATTAATCCCCTGAAAAATTCTGTTGAGCATGTGCAAGTACTGCTCAATAATGCTGGGGTGAAATGTGAGGTGATCGCCAATTTACCGAATGCGTTACGGCTGACTGAAAAGCGTGGCATGATTCAGGATTTACCGGGCTATAAAGAGGGGTGGTGGACGATTCAGGATGCGAGTGCACAGTTGGTGAGTCATTTGCTTGATCCCCAACCACGGGAAGTGATTATTGACGCTTGTGCTGCCCCTGGTGGAAAAACAACCCATATTGCCGAATTGATGGGCGATGAAGGGACGATTTGGGCCAGTGATAAATACAAAGCCCGTATTAATAAGATTGAGCAAAATGCCCGCCGCTTGAACTTGTCGATGATTCGGACATTGATTGGCGATAGTCGAGAATATCCGCAGTTTCGGCAGATGGCAGATCGAGTGTTGTTGGATGTGCCCTGTTCTGGTCTCGGAACATTACACAAACGACCCGACATCCGTTGGCAACAAAATCCCGACAAAATTGCCGAACTTACACAATTTCAATTGGAATTGCTGCAGGCTGGCTCGAAATGGGTTAAACCAAGTGGCAGTCTTGTCTATTCCACCTGCACCATTAATCCCGCCGAAAATGTGGCGATCGCCAACAAATTTCTAAAAGAAAATCCCAATTGGCACATTGCGAAGCCCGACGAAAACTCTCCCGCATATTCGTTTGCCTCAGAAGAAGGCTGGGTGGAAGTCTTACCCCACAAACATGATATGGACGGCTTCTTTATGGTGAAATTTCAGAAATCGGCTAACGACGAATAGTAAAGAGATAAACGATATGGGTGAAAATCTTACGATCCGCATTGCTCAAAAAGATGACGTCGAAACGCTATTCGAAATTAGAACGAGTGTGACTGAAAATTATCAATCCCGCGAAGAAATTGCGGAGCTTGGCATTACACCAGAATCAGTTGCTGAAATGTTGGCGACAGATTGCTGCGCGTGGATTGTGGAAATTGAAGGGCAGCCGATTGGTTTTTCAATTGCCAGTGCCACAGAAAAAACTATATTCGGACTCTTTGTGCGTCCTGATTTTGAAGGTCGAGGTGTTGGACGAACTTTAATGCAAACCACCGAAAATTGGTTTTGGTCAAAAGGTATTGACGAGATTTGGTTACTCACAGGCAATGAACCAAGTTTTCGCGCTTATGGATTTTATGAACATCTAAATTGGATTCCTGTCGGTGTCGAGTCTGATGGTGATTTTGCTGGAGAAATGAAATTTATCAAAAAACGATCCAATAATCTTGCTTGAGAAATGGATACGTCTCTCAACACGTAGCTACAAAAAACAATGAATTGAAGGATACATTGTAAGCCCTGAAATAGCTGTAAGGAAAGGCTCGGAGCATCAAAACGTAAAACAAGTAAATCTTATTTGATATTTTTTAGAAAAATGTGCCATCATTATCTACATAACAAGTTTTTTTAGATGTTTAGTTTTTCTGTTTTCAGCAGTAAGTGATTGGTCATGAGTAGTCAATATAAGCAAATCCCAATGTCTGAAATGCGAGTACGCTTACCCAAACTAAGGAGGTTGGTTCAATTAGGAAAACAAAGAATTGTCGTTACTTACTACGGAGAGGTGATCGGTTTTCTTTTGCCCATAAGCGATATCGAACGATGCGAGATTCCTATTGATGAAAGTCAAGAAATGTCACTGTCGGAATTTCGTTCGCATATGACCGAGACGTGGGAGCTATTGCAAGCAGGAGTTGATTGTATTTTTCTCACCTTTCACACACGGGCTGCTTTAGTTTTTATTGCCCCCAAATTTGCACAATTTCTTGATTTGCCTGTATTAGGCAATCAGGGACAGATGTTGTTATTTTCCAATATCAATCCAGAAGCTACTGTTTAGGAGCAGTTGATTTATGTTTAAGTTTGACTATGCTAGTGCAGGACTAAAAGAACAATTAACAAAGGTCTCTCTTTGGGATGAATTTCTAAAAGATGAACTTAGTCCAGTCCTTAATGAGTTGAGGCAGAGAGGTGAAAGTTCATTGTCTCCAGACTATGGTTATCACATTTTTGGAAATGCTCTACGTCTGCGTGGTCGAACTTTTGAAATTGTTTACTCTGTAAATTCCCAAACTAAAGTAATTCGGTTTTATGAATGCAAATTTATTGCCTCTTCTCAATCACTTGATTGGCAGCGGCTATTGCTAGAGGATAGCTTTCATTACTCACCTGAAGCAGAGATTGTTTTGCCACAAGTCGGTATTAAGAGACTAATGTTGGCATTGAAGTGTATCAGTGATGGACATAACACCACTTATCAGTTGGGCGTTTGTGCTGGAAGTAGGGCTCAAAATCCTAAGAATATTTCTCGGCATGGTCAATATGGAGTTGAGTTTCTTAAGCAGTGTGGCTTGATTCGAGAGGAGAGAGTTGGACAACAAGCGGCTAAATATTATTGTTCAGATAAGATACAGAAAGCCTTTCAAGCTAATGATGAAAGCTTGGTTCTGAGACTTGTCGCGGAGTCACTATTAGGCTTCCCTGTAATTAAGCAGGCAATACGGGAAACAACTACTGGTCAAAAGGAATTGACTCTCGAACTGATACAAAGCATATGGGAAGATCTAGAACCTATACGTTACGGCTCAAAAACAAAAAGAAGGAGAGCACAATCAGTTCGGGCGCTGATTAACTGGCTAGCAAGAGAAGAAGGTATTCCTATTAGAAAAGAAGGAAGTCGACATATACAACTATTTTTAGACTTAAATATCTACGACAGCAAATTTTAATGCTTTTTTTTAAGGCGGGCTGCAACTTCTTCCGTTAATGTCTGCAACTGCTCGGAAATCTTGACGGGATAGGGTTCTGGATTTTCCACTTGCTTTACGCCAGCCGGTAATTTTGCAACGTTGGCTTTGGTACGATCACGGATCTGATCTAATGTTTCGGGTTTGGTGAGGCGATCGCCATCCTGCATGACTTTTTTAAGTAACGGAATTTCGTTGTCTTGGGAAGATTCTGTCGCTAAAGCCATGTGATCGCCACCCGCTTTAACATTACGGAAAACTTGCTTTCGACCAGGGTAAGTCGCCTTATTCTTCGACTTTTTCATTGTGGATTTGTTATCAATCTCGACGAGTTTATAAACGCCATTCACCGGAGAACCAGTCACCAATTTTGTGCCCAAGCCATAGCCGTCAATTTGTGCCCCAGCATTTTGCAATCGCTCCATCTCAAATTCATCAAGGTCACCACTGGCAAAAATATTAATTTCCGGCATCAACTTGTGAATATCTTGGGAAAGTTGCACCAAATCTCCCGAATCTAAACGAATGCCCGATAAAGTGGTTTCGCCTGAGGCAATTTGAGCTTTTAAACGATTTGCTGCTCCCATGGTGTCGTAGGTATCGATTAACAGCGGAGCTGCTGGGAAATAGCGATGGAAAGCCTGAAATGCTTCGTCTTCAGAGCCTTCGAGCGTTCCCACTGCCATAACCAAGGCGTGAGCCATCGTACCAACGGGATTGATGCCGAGTTGCTGGGCTGCTAAAACATTTGATGTTGCATCCAAGCCCCCTGCTAATGCTGCCCGTGCTGCCCATGTTGCACCCTGGGGACTAAATGCTCGTCGCGTACCAAATTCTAATAATGTGCGATCGCCTGCTTGATGACGCATTCTTGCTGCTCGTGTTGCGATTAGAGTTTGGTAGTTCAGGGCATTGAGGATAAATGTTTCGACAATTTGAGCTTGCCAAAGAGGTGCTTCAATTCTCAAAAAAGGTTCATGGGGAAACATCGGTGTCCCTTCAGGAACAGCCCAAACATCACCCGTAAATTTGCCATCCCGTAACAATTCCCAAAATGCCGCTGGAGCATTCTTGAAGATGCCTGTCCCTTGCAGATAATCTATTTGTTCATCTGTGAATTGTAGCGATTCGAGATAGCTTAAAACCTGCTCCAATCCCATTGCCACAAAATAACCAAAGCCATTAGAGAGTCGCCGTGTAAACATCTCAAAATGGGCTGGCGTTTCTGCCAAATCTTCCCCGACATAACAGGCTGACATTGTGAGCTGATACAGATCAGTTAATAAACTGTAATCTGCCGCTGTAATCGCTAAATTGCCGCCTGCCATAATCTTTCGCCAGTCCACTCATTTGATCTAAATATAGCTCTAGTCTTTTGTTTGGCGACGCGCTTTTAACCATTCATTTCAAGAACGTAAATGTTACGATCAAGCTTACTG from [Leptolyngbya] sp. PCC 7376 includes:
- a CDS encoding secretin N-terminal domain-containing protein codes for the protein MKPYSGLVAGAVTSVLALPPAYSADMRQIVDLDIRPEGTGLQVQFAIAGTDNGVPQVFTISRDNQTITDILNTQLDIGDSQTFTQRNPMPGIEAIEIMQLDPESVRIIATGQGTAPTGEMLSRDQSSFVFNFTPQSEAIAENENNLIAQVEAPAENTAEPTSNPEASTTEPDILFPDPQIPREGKPSPTTAESLLRPSAPLPPFLPRASAPPVGDIAISTVDTSFPNYVDLGTASVVPRLVLKEAPTQDVLTLLARSAELNLVFADDITDKNISLDLENEPVQDVFNYVLMLSELDATMRGRTIFVGTELPRAISPKVTRTFRLNQADVLEAQTYLESAGTDEDGLLPDIQILTDERLNAITVTGEPKVIEIASNFLTQLDARKRQVAVNVKILDVTLSGNRSISSDIKLLLEDRVGISAGDGIILSPNDLSRTSTIFGDFNDGAITVEQGTQTVSLGEQLDAFDTSNPDETVFIGNIEQAVAVAASIDNNFTASAFNFADPNQLVAVIQEVSQTSSTVNGQTIVNSQVTARLEGLGNINTGTSPLRGTNFVGQLVAGLLRNTTTKIVADPTLIIQEDEIANIDLTEDIVVGTRQIEITNNDGDVIGAGEEPVIDEVGLQVEVEVTGIDDNGFISMNIEPSISSIAGSEIVDDEPVTLKRESKLTSGLVRLRDDQTLILAGVIDERDIVETSKVPLLGDIPLIGSLFRSSSRLNSRRELLFIITPQIIDDSQNATWGYGYVPSETARDLLGNENFPTDDD
- a CDS encoding 16S rRNA (cytosine(967)-C(5))-methyltransferase, whose protein sequence is MSSARQLAFLALRQIMYHKAFTDVALDRVLRKSGLRGSDRGLVAELVYGTVRRQKTLDAIINQVGKKPIEQQPPDLRVLLQLGLYQIRYLDSIPASAAVNTSVELAKENKLGQLAGVVNGCLRQYLRLQDKNGDPLILPEAQPEKFALQYSFPEWLIKTWLGQFGEAETAQLCEWFNQPSTLDIRINPLKNSVEHVQVLLNNAGVKCEVIANLPNALRLTEKRGMIQDLPGYKEGWWTIQDASAQLVSHLLDPQPREVIIDACAAPGGKTTHIAELMGDEGTIWASDKYKARINKIEQNARRLNLSMIRTLIGDSREYPQFRQMADRVLLDVPCSGLGTLHKRPDIRWQQNPDKIAELTQFQLELLQAGSKWVKPSGSLVYSTCTINPAENVAIANKFLKENPNWHIAKPDENSPAYSFASEEGWVEVLPHKHDMDGFFMVKFQKSANDE
- a CDS encoding HAD family hydrolase, which produces MRLILDFDGVIADLSERYYRVYRWSLTEIATPEQTITPLSKTDFWQLERLKTTRPEIALKSGLTNSQTKQYIQLRKENAHALKNMIHDRIIDGSLQALQIAKSLGWEIMTVTMRRHSELAEVIRLNPRLEEFFPGDRRFTKPEEAEHDRDLNQKPLLLKTTLASLSPAESTWMVGDTEADIRAAQTCNIPVIAVLSGIRDRQILEDFRPDYIANDLLEAVTLIQTKL
- a CDS encoding GNAT family N-acetyltransferase, yielding MGENLTIRIAQKDDVETLFEIRTSVTENYQSREEIAELGITPESVAEMLATDCCAWIVEIEGQPIGFSIASATEKTIFGLFVRPDFEGRGVGRTLMQTTENWFWSKGIDEIWLLTGNEPSFRAYGFYEHLNWIPVGVESDGDFAGEMKFIKKRSNNLA
- a CDS encoding prevent-host-death family protein encodes the protein MSSQYKQIPMSEMRVRLPKLRRLVQLGKQRIVVTYYGEVIGFLLPISDIERCEIPIDESQEMSLSEFRSHMTETWELLQAGVDCIFLTFHTRAALVFIAPKFAQFLDLPVLGNQGQMLLFSNINPEATV
- a CDS encoding PilN domain-containing protein — its product is MYSLDINFLSDRKLNGDNAAQPEKAASKSLAPNGQETPPLIAGGVVAAICLAAAGFLFWNASKARAETKEEILVVDQEIQEINAKNAKVNGLEQQIASLKSQSEAFVNVLQTKIKPWSAILQEISDLTPPTLKLSSFAQTDNQVLVSGHAQNFTNVNDLMINLQASPLFVEEEVYIVSANLVDNPAVLEFSRPVESFEVPQVVEYTVAVTLRELTDAEIIQTLEQQGARGMAERLKTSF
- a CDS encoding nicotinate phosphoribosyltransferase — its product is MAGGNLAITAADYSLLTDLYQLTMSACYVGEDLAETPAHFEMFTRRLSNGFGYFVAMGLEQVLSYLESLQFTDEQIDYLQGTGIFKNAPAAFWELLRDGKFTGDVWAVPEGTPMFPHEPFLRIEAPLWQAQIVETFILNALNYQTLIATRAARMRHQAGDRTLLEFGTRRAFSPQGATWAARAALAGGLDATSNVLAAQQLGINPVGTMAHALVMAVGTLEGSEDEAFQAFHRYFPAAPLLIDTYDTMGAANRLKAQIASGETTLSGIRLDSGDLVQLSQDIHKLMPEINIFASGDLDEFEMERLQNAGAQIDGYGLGTKLVTGSPVNGVYKLVEIDNKSTMKKSKNKATYPGRKQVFRNVKAGGDHMALATESSQDNEIPLLKKVMQDGDRLTKPETLDQIRDRTKANVAKLPAGVKQVENPEPYPVKISEQLQTLTEEVAARLKKKH